The region TAGAGAAACCAAAGGCAATGGCTCCAATAAATGCTTTTAAAGGATCTGTTTTTAAAACTAATAACAGGCCATAAAAACCTAAGAAATATAGAAATAAATAATCTGCAGGACGAGGTAAAAAACGTAAGATATCGTCTAAATGCCCCACAAAATCATTAGGATAATTTGCTCCTAACTGATACGTTGGCATTCCGCCAAAACCAGAATTTGTCCAATATGGTTCAGAATGCTCTGTTGCTCTAAAGTCGTTTTGCTCTTTAGCCATTCCGGTATATTGAGCAATATCAGATTGGTAGATTTGTTTTCCTTGTAAAACAGGATAAAAATAAATTAAAGAAACGAGAATAAACCCCAATATAACAAGGGCATGCGGATAGAACTTATTTACTATTTTCAATTTAGGCTGGTTTGGGTTAAATGATGATTCCTATAACTCTAGGTCACAAATTTAATCTATTTCTTCGTAATCAACATAATCTCCAACCTTTTTGGTTTCGCGAGGATTTTTTGCATTAGCAGTATTAATGATTATTTCATCATTGTTTGTACGCGTTTTTTGCCATGTATTATCCTGACTGTATTGTTGTTGTCTCTGAAAATTTTCACCTGCTTTTTCGACTGCTTTTTTTACCAATACCGGTAAAAATATTCTAGCCAAAAATTTAAAAATATAATAAAATGCCACCATATAGCATATGGCTTTTATTAAACCTGTAAAAGATGCTTCTTGCATAATCGTATAATTTTTTCCAAAATTAATAAATCCATTGTTTAAAATTAAAATATCAATCTTAAATAAATAATAAAATATAGTACATTTGAAATGCGTTATTACTTTTTAATCAAAAAACACATTTATGTTAAAAACTAAAAACTTATTTATTGCAGCTCTTTTTTTTGTACCGCAAGTTTTTTTCGCCCAATACACTGATATCATCAATTCTAACCGTCCCGGCGAAACAATGTCTGCATACGCAGTTGGAAAAACCGTATTTCAGGCAGAATTGGGTATTTATGGCATTAAAGAAAAACATGATTTATTAAATTATAACGCAAATGGTTTTGGCACTGATTTAACATTGCGTTATGGTGCATTTCTTGAAAAACTGGAGTTCATTCTTGATCTTCAATATCAAATGGAAAATTTTGATACTCCCTTTACCAGTTATAAAAAAAACAACTTTAGACAAACAGTTTTAGGAGCTAAATATTTGATTTATGAT is a window of uncultured Flavobacterium sp. DNA encoding:
- a CDS encoding DUF4834 family protein, translating into MQEASFTGLIKAICYMVAFYYIFKFLARIFLPVLVKKAVEKAGENFQRQQQYSQDNTWQKTRTNNDEIIINTANAKNPRETKKVGDYVDYEEID